The following are from one region of the Candidatus Bathyarchaeia archaeon genome:
- a CDS encoding serine hydrolase domain-containing protein, which yields MDDGSISAMLNQQYATGFFSGVVTVTQGVRAVFQQAVGLANRARNVSNTIDTRFNIGSINKTFTSIAIAQLVEAGQLNFDAPIANYLPDYPNRDAAQKITLHYLLTHRAGLPEYMSPDYVRERSSISTLDDLVQVFASKPLLFEPGTRQEYNNSGYVLLGRLIEMVTGTPYEKYVRAHIYDPAGMLQTGFEQGRTEGVATGYVSVGPDGLPAMSRERVPAASGTSEMNENTRLLDRGNPAGGGYSTVADLVAFAQGLTTGKLLGQGMTDHLLNGTFSGAERPKHGYALREQVVGRRRFVGNGGGAPGVNAEFRFEPNGDHTIVVLSNLSPPSATTILNHVLETLGAIDA from the coding sequence GTGGACGATGGGTCCATTAGCGCAATGTTGAATCAACAATACGCGACAGGCTTCTTTTCAGGGGTCGTGACGGTTACCCAAGGGGTTAGAGCTGTCTTCCAGCAGGCGGTTGGCCTCGCCAATCGTGCTCGGAATGTTTCAAACACAATCGACACACGATTCAACATTGGGTCCATCAACAAAACATTCACTTCCATTGCCATCGCACAGCTCGTGGAGGCTGGACAGTTGAATTTCGACGCGCCGATTGCGAATTATCTACCTGACTATCCGAATCGTGACGCTGCACAGAAAATCACACTCCACTATCTGCTGACGCATCGAGCGGGTCTTCCGGAATACATGAGCCCGGACTACGTGCGCGAGCGATCTAGTATCTCTACTCTCGATGATCTGGTTCAGGTTTTCGCCTCCAAGCCACTGCTATTCGAGCCTGGCACTCGTCAGGAGTACAATAATTCCGGATATGTTTTGCTCGGACGCCTCATCGAAATGGTGACCGGAACGCCTTACGAAAAATATGTGAGAGCACACATCTACGATCCGGCCGGCATGTTACAGACGGGATTCGAGCAAGGTCGTACAGAAGGTGTTGCAACTGGGTATGTGTCGGTTGGGCCGGACGGGCTCCCAGCTATGTCTCGAGAGCGTGTCCCAGCGGCATCAGGAACATCTGAGATGAACGAAAACACGAGGCTGCTGGATCGTGGGAACCCCGCTGGCGGGGGCTATTCAACGGTGGCAGACCTTGTGGCGTTTGCGCAGGGGCTAACAACAGGTAAGCTTCTCGGCCAAGGTATGACCGATCATCTCCTAAACGGTACTTTTTCAGGCGCAGAGCGGCCCAAGCATGGGTACGCGCTTCGCGAACAAGTCGTTGGGAGACGACGCTTCGTCGGCAATGGAGGTGGAGCGCCTGGCGTCAACGCTGAGTTCCGATTCGAGCCGAACGGAGACCACACGATAGTCGTGCTGTCGAACTTGAGCCCACCGTCCGCAACAACCATCCTGAATCATGTACTCGAAACCCTCGGAGCTATCGATGCCTAA
- a CDS encoding AbrB/MazE/SpoVT family DNA-binding domain-containing protein, whose translation MKEKKVLLAVHIDERGRTTIPKRILELLGIQPGGIMVFSRQGDGPFFVGKGELKVDIPFLQKSRGKKPSS comes from the coding sequence TTGAAGGAGAAGAAGGTACTGCTGGCGGTTCACATTGACGAACGGGGAAGGACGACCATCCCGAAGAGGATTCTAGAGCTTCTCGGAATTCAGCCGGGAGGTATCATGGTGTTCTCGAGACAAGGGGATGGACCCTTTTTCGTGGGAAAAGGGGAGCTGAAAGTGGACATTCCATTCCTACAGAAGAGCCGGGGCAAGAAACCCTCCAGTTAG
- a CDS encoding UDP-glucose/GDP-mannose dehydrogenase family protein: protein MKSTSAISIVGMGYVGLCTAATFASRGIKTIGIDIDEARIEQIQRGKAPLHEPQLEGMLKRAVKQKLLGATNHISGAGETDTTFLTVGTPSQENGSIDLSYIKNATEDLGNVLREKPGYHLVVVKSTVIPGTTNGTVKRFLEQSSGKKIGPELGLCANPEFLKEGTAINDALHPDKIVIGSNEKKSASELTRLYRRFYGSELPPIISTSPEAAELVKYASNAFLATKVSFINTIANIAQQIPGVDVSTIAEAIGHDPRIGKLFLKAGPGYGGSCFHKDLQALINYSKNNGYNPHLFQATEDTNEHQANRVVSMAETLLGSLSNKRVAVLGLAFKKDTDDIREAASLRTIESLMKKGASIVAYDPMAIANTKKQLADQIEYAENPRAALKEADCAIIMTEWDELRKLEAKDFKAQMKTPNLVDARRIYDPGAFSDLNYVAIGVGPKRIPH from the coding sequence TTGAAGAGCACATCAGCCATCTCGATCGTCGGAATGGGATACGTCGGTCTGTGCACTGCGGCAACTTTCGCATCCCGCGGTATCAAGACGATTGGAATCGACATTGATGAGGCGAGAATAGAACAGATCCAAAGAGGAAAAGCTCCACTTCATGAGCCGCAGCTCGAAGGGATGCTCAAGAGAGCTGTCAAACAAAAACTCCTAGGCGCTACTAACCACATTTCCGGGGCTGGGGAGACAGATACAACGTTTTTGACAGTTGGAACTCCAAGTCAAGAGAACGGATCAATCGACCTCTCCTACATAAAAAACGCAACCGAGGACCTAGGGAACGTTCTCCGGGAAAAGCCGGGATACCACCTTGTCGTTGTCAAGAGCACCGTCATTCCCGGCACCACCAACGGCACGGTAAAACGGTTCTTAGAACAGTCGAGCGGCAAGAAGATAGGACCCGAGCTTGGATTATGTGCAAATCCCGAGTTCTTGAAAGAGGGAACCGCGATCAACGACGCCCTTCACCCGGATAAGATAGTTATCGGATCTAACGAGAAGAAATCAGCGAGCGAACTTACTAGGCTTTACCGGCGATTCTATGGATCCGAGCTTCCACCGATTATCTCGACTTCTCCTGAGGCAGCTGAGCTTGTCAAATATGCTAGCAACGCTTTCCTAGCGACCAAGGTGAGCTTCATCAATACCATTGCGAATATCGCCCAGCAGATACCAGGCGTAGATGTTAGCACAATAGCAGAGGCTATAGGTCACGATCCTAGAATCGGAAAACTATTCCTGAAAGCCGGCCCCGGATATGGAGGAAGCTGCTTCCACAAAGACCTCCAAGCTCTAATCAACTACAGCAAGAACAACGGATACAATCCCCACCTATTCCAGGCCACCGAAGATACCAACGAACACCAAGCCAACAGAGTGGTTAGCATGGCGGAGACACTCCTCGGATCACTGTCGAACAAGCGAGTCGCAGTCCTAGGTCTCGCGTTCAAGAAGGACACAGACGATATCCGGGAAGCAGCATCACTACGCACCATCGAGAGTCTCATGAAAAAAGGTGCGAGCATTGTCGCCTACGATCCCATGGCCATAGCCAACACGAAGAAGCAGCTGGCAGACCAAATTGAGTACGCAGAGAATCCTCGGGCCGCTCTCAAGGAAGCTGACTGCGCCATCATAATGACCGAATGGGATGAACTTCGAAAGCTCGAAGCCAAAGATTTCAAAGCCCAAATGAAAACGCCAAACCTTGTAGACGCAAGGCGAATCTACGATCCTGGCGCCTTCAGCGATCTAAACTATGTCGCGATCGGGGTTGGACCAAAAAGGATCCCGCACTAG